In Acidicapsa acidisoli, a single genomic region encodes these proteins:
- the feoB gene encoding ferrous iron transport protein B, whose amino-acid sequence MSECCAPPVYVPPVPLPGAKSHGSVHTIALIGPPNSGKSTLFNRLTGLRQKVANYPGVTVEQRMGRMAGVGRDDLTLIDLPGIYSLDAYSEDARVSIDVLEGHMPGTPKPDAVLLVLDSLHLTRQLMLAAPVLAMGLPTMVLLNMSDLMDARGGAIDPLLLAQELQAPVALVSATKGTGMEAIQLFLNRQSKKVDGKPEQAPLMLPVLGNAMSTHRWAAQVSSRTGYRAPLSAQASRRVDAILLHRVWGPLLFLLVVISVFEVVFSIGQPLSDGLGDLLGRLGTYATDFLPDGWIRSLVLDGAWKGVTSVLVFLPQILLLFLFIGVLEDTGYLARAALIADRVMRSIGLNGKAFIPLLSAYACAVPAIMATRTIENKRDRLATILVTPFMTCSARLPVYMLLIAAFVPNVAFAGGLIGLKTIVMLSLYLIGFLAALVTARLLKSSILKSSDTPFILELPQYRMPTLRSLSLRLMDRAKVFLTQAGTIILSVTLALWVLAYFPLHAGHHAELTESVIGRLGHFIEPVIAPLGFNWKIGIGLLSSVLAREVMVGTMGTLYGADPETQALSLQTALHHDLPLGGAIALMVFFAFALQCTSTIAIVRRETNSWKWPALQFAYMLALAYGAAFVTNYLVTAIWG is encoded by the coding sequence ATGAGCGAGTGCTGTGCGCCTCCTGTCTATGTACCGCCAGTCCCGTTACCTGGGGCGAAATCTCACGGAAGCGTTCACACAATCGCGCTGATCGGTCCGCCTAATTCAGGAAAATCCACTCTTTTCAACCGCCTAACCGGGTTACGGCAGAAGGTGGCCAACTATCCTGGCGTCACAGTGGAACAGCGCATGGGCCGCATGGCTGGCGTGGGTCGCGACGATCTGACACTGATCGATCTTCCCGGGATTTACTCGCTTGACGCCTATTCGGAAGATGCGCGGGTCTCGATCGATGTGCTGGAAGGCCACATGCCCGGCACGCCAAAGCCGGATGCGGTGCTCTTGGTGCTCGATTCCCTGCACCTGACGAGACAGCTGATGCTGGCCGCTCCAGTGCTTGCAATGGGCTTGCCCACGATGGTGCTCCTCAACATGAGCGACCTGATGGATGCGCGCGGCGGGGCCATCGATCCGCTGCTACTGGCTCAGGAGTTGCAGGCACCGGTTGCCCTGGTGAGCGCCACCAAGGGAACCGGGATGGAGGCCATCCAACTGTTTCTCAATCGGCAATCGAAGAAGGTCGACGGCAAGCCGGAACAAGCTCCACTGATGCTGCCGGTCCTGGGAAACGCGATGAGCACGCATCGCTGGGCAGCGCAGGTGAGTTCGCGGACTGGGTATCGCGCGCCGCTTTCCGCGCAGGCATCGCGACGCGTCGATGCGATATTGCTGCATCGTGTATGGGGTCCACTGCTTTTCCTCCTTGTCGTGATCTCGGTCTTTGAAGTGGTGTTTTCGATCGGGCAGCCACTGAGCGATGGGCTGGGAGACCTTCTGGGGCGGCTGGGAACTTATGCGACAGATTTTCTGCCGGATGGGTGGATCCGGTCGCTGGTGCTGGATGGGGCGTGGAAGGGCGTAACTTCGGTGCTTGTCTTCCTTCCGCAGATTCTTCTGCTGTTTCTCTTTATCGGAGTACTTGAAGATACCGGGTATCTCGCTCGCGCAGCCTTGATTGCCGACCGCGTGATGCGGTCGATCGGGCTGAACGGTAAGGCATTTATCCCGCTGCTCTCGGCGTATGCCTGCGCGGTGCCTGCGATCATGGCCACGCGCACGATTGAGAACAAGCGTGACCGCCTTGCTACGATTCTCGTGACACCATTCATGACTTGTTCGGCGCGGCTGCCGGTGTACATGCTTTTGATTGCTGCATTTGTTCCGAATGTTGCCTTCGCGGGCGGATTGATCGGCCTGAAGACGATTGTGATGCTGAGCCTCTATCTCATTGGCTTCCTGGCCGCGCTGGTGACGGCGCGGCTGTTGAAGAGCTCCATTCTGAAGTCGAGCGACACGCCATTCATTCTTGAGTTGCCGCAGTACCGGATGCCGACGCTGCGCTCGCTCAGCCTGCGCCTGATGGATCGCGCGAAGGTCTTCCTCACCCAGGCTGGCACGATCATTCTCTCGGTCACGCTGGCGCTTTGGGTGCTAGCATATTTTCCGCTTCATGCGGGGCATCATGCGGAGCTGACGGAAAGCGTAATCGGCCGGCTGGGCCACTTTATCGAGCCGGTGATTGCGCCGCTTGGCTTCAACTGGAAGATAGGCATTGGATTGCTCTCCAGCGTGCTCGCGCGCGAAGTGATGGTCGGCACTATGGGCACCCTGTATGGCGCAGACCCGGAGACGCAGGCGTTGAGTCTGCAGACGGCGCTGCATCATGATTTGCCGCTCGGTGGAGCGATTGCGCTGATGGTCTTCTTCGCCTTCGCGCTGCAATGTACATCGACGATTGCTATCGTACGGCGCGAGACCAATAGCTGGAAGTGGCCCGCGCTGCAGTTCGCTTATATGCTGGCGCTGGCCTACGGAGCAGCATTTGTTACCAATTATCTGGTGACCGCGATCTGGGGATAA
- a CDS encoding SGNH/GDSL hydrolase family protein, producing MRKPSWILTIFISIGLAPFAMQAAIPSYDAIYVFGDSYCDVGNIFIATGGAEPAAPYYNGRFSNGPIWIEHVAGGLGLPMKPYLAGGTDYAFGGALATAPVQLAGGTIPSVPEQVGLYLAGHGGKADPNALYVIEGGGNDILDATGGSPDALAFQIATAIAESELALRRAGARHFVIPNLFDVGLIPAGQANATFDHEAVVAANRDLNLLLGLEDWIEGVHILRLDVYSLLESLENDPTHYGFTNITTPCLTTSVCADPDHTFFWDVHHPTEFGFDLFAVTMQVVLAQQQR from the coding sequence ATGCGAAAACCATCGTGGATTCTGACGATTTTCATTTCCATTGGCCTGGCACCCTTCGCGATGCAGGCTGCGATTCCAAGCTATGACGCCATTTATGTGTTCGGCGACAGTTATTGCGATGTCGGTAATATCTTCATCGCGACTGGCGGGGCAGAACCGGCGGCACCATATTACAACGGCCGCTTCTCGAACGGGCCAATCTGGATCGAGCATGTTGCGGGAGGACTCGGCCTGCCAATGAAGCCATACCTTGCGGGCGGAACAGATTATGCCTTCGGGGGAGCTTTGGCTACGGCTCCAGTGCAACTTGCAGGCGGGACGATTCCGAGTGTGCCGGAACAAGTAGGGTTGTATCTGGCCGGACACGGAGGCAAGGCTGATCCGAATGCGCTTTACGTGATTGAAGGCGGCGGAAATGACATTCTGGATGCAACGGGCGGTTCACCCGATGCGCTGGCCTTTCAAATCGCGACTGCCATTGCCGAAAGCGAGTTGGCCTTGCGGCGGGCGGGTGCGAGGCACTTTGTTATTCCTAATTTGTTTGATGTTGGACTCATTCCCGCCGGCCAGGCGAATGCGACGTTCGATCATGAAGCGGTCGTGGCGGCCAATCGGGATCTCAATCTGCTGCTGGGGCTCGAAGACTGGATCGAGGGTGTTCATATCCTGAGGCTGGATGTATATAGCCTGCTGGAATCTCTCGAAAATGATCCAACGCACTACGGATTTACGAACATCACAACACCTTGCCTGACTACCTCGGTTTGCGCCGATCCGGATCACACGTTCTTCTGGGATGTTCATCATCCCACGGAGTTTGGGTTTGATCTCTTTGCGGTAACGATGCAGGTGGTTTTGGCACAGCAACAAAGATAA
- a CDS encoding multicopper oxidase family protein, with protein MFTRRSLLKLGGMAAASAALSEKARTLASADYTLDIAPYTVELSPKHSIRTVAYNQQIPGPLLRFKEGQQVTIDVTNHSASEEIVHWHGLFTPSDVDGAMEEGTPMIPAGGKASYTLSPSPAGFRWYHTHTFAGEDLKKGQYTGLHGHILIDPANSSENPGHFDQEIHLTLHDWDGEMIASGDGSMNPVYKFASINGRLLGSGDPLRVKKGQRVLLHILNSSATEQHWIALAGHQFRVIALDGNSVPNPQSVPMLRLVPAERVCAIVEMNNPGVWVLGEVRKHIQAAGLGIVVEYANSNGKPVWQQPESLLWNYHTFAAVNPASVPAGNVIDIPLVFESRFAGHGAPDHWMINGKSWPNTETISLTRGQRYRLKFKNTSSDDHPVHLHRHNFEIRSLPGNPQTQGVIKDVVLVEAKTDVDVEFTANNPGSTLFHCHQQNHMDEGFMMLFRYV; from the coding sequence GTGTTTACTCGTCGCAGCCTCCTCAAGCTCGGCGGCATGGCCGCGGCGTCCGCCGCCTTGTCAGAAAAAGCCCGGACCCTCGCATCCGCTGATTACACGCTGGATATCGCTCCGTACACCGTGGAGCTCTCGCCCAAACACTCCATCCGGACGGTCGCCTACAACCAGCAGATTCCAGGCCCCTTGTTGCGCTTCAAAGAAGGGCAGCAAGTCACCATCGACGTGACCAACCACTCCGCCAGTGAAGAGATTGTTCATTGGCACGGCCTCTTTACGCCGTCGGACGTCGATGGTGCGATGGAAGAAGGCACACCAATGATCCCGGCCGGCGGCAAAGCCAGTTACACCTTGTCTCCGAGTCCCGCGGGCTTTCGCTGGTATCACACCCACACCTTTGCAGGCGAAGACCTGAAAAAAGGCCAGTACACCGGTCTGCACGGACACATCCTCATCGATCCGGCGAATTCGAGCGAAAACCCAGGACATTTCGACCAGGAAATCCACCTCACCCTCCACGACTGGGATGGGGAGATGATTGCCAGCGGCGACGGATCGATGAACCCGGTTTACAAATTCGCGTCCATCAACGGCCGTCTTCTTGGCTCCGGCGACCCGCTGCGCGTCAAGAAGGGCCAGCGCGTCCTCCTGCACATCCTCAATTCGAGCGCTACCGAGCAACATTGGATCGCCTTGGCAGGCCATCAGTTCCGCGTCATCGCCCTCGACGGTAACTCCGTGCCGAATCCTCAGTCGGTGCCCATGTTGCGGCTGGTTCCCGCCGAGCGCGTCTGCGCCATCGTCGAGATGAACAACCCCGGCGTCTGGGTACTGGGCGAAGTGCGCAAGCACATCCAGGCAGCCGGCCTCGGTATCGTCGTCGAATACGCCAACAGCAACGGCAAACCCGTGTGGCAGCAGCCGGAATCACTGCTTTGGAACTACCATACCTTCGCGGCGGTGAATCCGGCTTCCGTGCCTGCCGGAAACGTAATCGACATTCCACTCGTCTTTGAATCCAGATTTGCAGGGCATGGCGCGCCGGATCACTGGATGATCAACGGAAAGTCCTGGCCAAACACCGAAACGATTTCGCTCACCAGAGGCCAGCGCTACCGTCTCAAATTCAAGAACACGAGCTCCGACGATCATCCGGTTCATTTGCACCGTCATAATTTTGAAATTCGCAGCCTTCCCGGGAATCCTCAGACGCAGGGCGTCATCAAAGACGTGGTACTCGTAGAAGCCAAAACCGACGTGGACGTTGAGTTCACGGCAAACAACCCCGGATCAACCCTGTTTCACTGCCATCAACAGAACCACATGGACGAGGGCTTCATGATGCTGTTTCGTTATGTGTGA
- a CDS encoding ABC-F family ATP-binding cassette domain-containing protein encodes MISVSNVTMRYGSKVLFEDVSVSFTPGRRYGLTGPNGAGKSTFMKILTGELEPQKGSVVRPRKLGILRQDQFAFDAYRVIDTVIMGNAPLWAALEERDRIYEKAELTDEDGMRLGELEGVVGDEDGYTAESDAAVLLQGLDIPDELHERKMSELQGGQKVRVLLAQALFGKPQALMLDEPTNHLDLESIHWLREFLNGFQGTVITISHDRHFLNGVTTHTADIDYQTIITYTGGYDDMVVAKTQIRSQLEAQNEQREKKVAQLNEFIARFAAGTRSTQVTSRKKEVERLQSAELSRSNIQRPFIKFDQLRPSGKHVLEIEGVRKTYGDQVVIEGFGGAVMRGEKVCLMGRNGVGKTTMLKSLLANVPGEADKEFSLDAGVVKWGHEAQIGYFPQDVSGIIQHGMTVSDWLHQFDPKVTREEIRGLLGQMLFSGEEGLKPTKALSGGETARLLFCRLMLLKPNILILDEPTNHLDLESINALNIALQRYEGTVFLVTHDQDLLEEVGTRLWNFEHGKIEDHKGPYEEWLDKK; translated from the coding sequence ATGATCAGTGTCAGCAATGTGACGATGCGTTACGGCTCAAAAGTCCTTTTTGAGGATGTGAGCGTGAGCTTTACTCCGGGGCGGCGCTACGGCCTTACTGGCCCTAACGGAGCCGGCAAGTCCACCTTCATGAAGATTCTGACGGGCGAACTGGAGCCGCAGAAGGGTTCCGTGGTGCGCCCACGCAAGCTCGGAATTCTGCGACAGGATCAATTTGCCTTCGACGCCTACCGCGTGATCGACACCGTGATTATGGGCAACGCTCCGTTGTGGGCGGCGCTCGAAGAGCGGGATCGCATCTATGAGAAGGCCGAGTTGACAGACGAAGACGGGATGCGTCTGGGCGAGCTGGAAGGCGTAGTGGGTGACGAGGACGGCTACACGGCAGAGAGCGATGCAGCCGTGCTGCTGCAAGGACTCGACATTCCTGACGAACTGCATGAGCGCAAGATGAGCGAGTTACAGGGCGGGCAGAAGGTGCGTGTGCTGCTGGCGCAGGCCCTCTTTGGCAAACCGCAAGCACTTATGCTAGATGAGCCGACGAACCATCTCGATCTGGAGTCGATTCACTGGCTGCGGGAGTTCCTCAACGGCTTTCAGGGAACGGTGATCACGATTTCGCACGATCGACATTTTCTGAATGGCGTCACCACGCACACGGCCGATATCGACTATCAGACGATCATCACCTACACCGGTGGGTATGACGACATGGTCGTAGCCAAGACACAGATTCGTTCGCAGCTTGAGGCTCAGAACGAGCAGCGCGAAAAGAAGGTTGCGCAGTTGAATGAGTTCATCGCGCGATTTGCTGCGGGTACGCGTTCTACGCAGGTGACCAGCCGCAAGAAGGAAGTGGAGCGGCTGCAGAGCGCCGAGCTCTCGCGGTCAAATATTCAGCGGCCCTTTATCAAATTTGACCAGTTGAGGCCCAGCGGCAAGCATGTGCTGGAAATTGAAGGAGTCCGCAAGACTTACGGCGATCAGGTTGTCATTGAAGGCTTCGGCGGCGCGGTGATGCGCGGCGAAAAAGTCTGCCTGATGGGCCGCAACGGCGTGGGCAAGACGACGATGTTGAAGTCCCTCCTCGCGAATGTGCCCGGCGAGGCGGACAAGGAGTTCTCACTCGACGCGGGCGTCGTAAAGTGGGGACACGAGGCGCAGATCGGATACTTTCCGCAGGATGTCTCGGGCATTATTCAGCACGGAATGACAGTTTCCGACTGGCTGCATCAGTTCGATCCCAAGGTTACGCGCGAGGAGATTCGCGGTCTGCTTGGGCAGATGCTGTTCAGCGGCGAAGAAGGACTTAAGCCGACGAAAGCGCTGTCGGGCGGCGAGACGGCGCGATTGCTCTTCTGCCGCCTGATGCTGCTGAAGCCGAACATCCTTATCCTCGACGAACCGACAAACCATCTCGATCTCGAGTCGATCAATGCGCTAAACATCGCCCTGCAACGCTATGAAGGCACGGTCTTCCTCGTCACGCACGATCAAGATCTGCTGGAAGAGGTGGGTACCCGCCTGTGGAACTTTGAGCATGGGAAGATAGAAGACCACAAAGGGCCTTACGAGGAATGGCTGGACAAGAAATAA
- a CDS encoding DUF6526 family protein: protein MSMPKPQSFRNHASVDPPFHFVAMAALFLNLIFGIILLFLSARSQLMLTLWIVTLSVVLLITFFKSRMYPLKVQDRIIRLEERLRMDALLPEPLRKRIPELTEDQLIGLRFASDDELPSLVELTLDKHLDRKQIKERIQNWRPDHYRI, encoded by the coding sequence ATGAGTATGCCAAAACCGCAGAGTTTCCGGAATCACGCGAGCGTCGATCCGCCATTTCACTTCGTTGCAATGGCTGCACTTTTTCTAAACTTGATCTTCGGTATAATCCTGCTATTTCTCAGCGCGCGAAGCCAGCTGATGCTCACACTTTGGATTGTGACTTTGTCCGTGGTGTTACTGATTACGTTCTTCAAGTCACGCATGTACCCGCTCAAAGTGCAGGATCGGATCATTCGCCTCGAAGAGAGGCTGCGCATGGATGCCCTGCTGCCGGAGCCACTTCGAAAGCGCATCCCTGAACTCACAGAGGATCAATTAATCGGACTGCGCTTCGCCTCCGACGACGAACTGCCTTCGCTTGTGGAGCTGACCCTCGACAAGCACCTGGACCGTAAGCAGATCAAAGAGCGCATCCAGAACTGGCGTCCAGACCACTACCGCATCTGA
- a CDS encoding sialate O-acetylesterase translates to MSFQFPALLRFAISLFAFFYAGSIYGEVTLPKVLDSHMVVQRDLPVHMWGWAAAGESVTVSFRGQDRTTAANDLGLWSVYMPPGAAGGPFQLTVKGNNTITLEDILVGDVWVAGGQSNMEFEMRKASTAAVDLPKAADDKIRLMIVKKEFSEFPKTDLDGTAWTASTPESAKEFSAVAWYFAQEIEQREHVPVGVIDSTWGGTVAEAWTSLTALGADPGLAPVFTARGHMTEREASASLEQKVRTRLIDEAKVQGKPAPKFAWHPVLNTWAPAQLFNAMIAPLTPFPIRGVIWYQGESNSALERYPTYERLFRTMIEDWRNQWSIGDFPFLYVQLANFKSTPAEEYFQIRESQRRTLELRNTGMAVTIDIGNPDDVHPTDKLTVGRRLALAARALSYGEQLEFSGPLYRQVTPEGSNLRVWFDHATSLEAKGGALTGFEVAGTDGQFAPADAKIDGSTVVLSSPSVVLPVAARYGWANSPECHLYNGAGLPASPFTSIK, encoded by the coding sequence TTGAGTTTTCAATTTCCGGCGCTGCTGCGCTTCGCAATTTCACTTTTTGCCTTCTTCTACGCCGGCTCGATTTACGGCGAGGTGACGCTCCCAAAGGTCTTGGACAGCCACATGGTGGTGCAGCGTGATCTGCCCGTGCACATGTGGGGCTGGGCTGCGGCGGGTGAAAGCGTAACTGTGAGCTTCCGGGGTCAGGACAGAACGACCGCCGCGAATGATCTGGGGCTGTGGAGCGTTTACATGCCGCCGGGTGCGGCAGGAGGGCCGTTCCAACTCACGGTGAAAGGGAACAACACCATCACTCTGGAAGACATACTGGTGGGGGATGTCTGGGTAGCAGGCGGGCAATCCAACATGGAATTCGAGATGCGCAAGGCATCGACAGCAGCCGTAGATTTGCCCAAAGCGGCCGATGACAAGATCCGCCTGATGATTGTGAAAAAAGAATTCTCCGAATTTCCGAAGACCGACCTCGACGGAACGGCCTGGACCGCGTCCACGCCGGAATCAGCAAAGGAATTCTCAGCGGTGGCCTGGTACTTTGCGCAGGAGATCGAGCAGCGCGAGCACGTCCCGGTTGGGGTGATCGACTCGACGTGGGGAGGAACGGTTGCAGAGGCATGGACAAGTCTCACAGCATTGGGGGCAGATCCAGGACTGGCTCCGGTCTTCACCGCGCGCGGCCATATGACGGAGCGAGAAGCTTCCGCTTCGCTTGAACAAAAGGTTCGGACCCGGCTCATCGACGAGGCCAAGGTACAAGGCAAGCCTGCGCCGAAGTTTGCCTGGCACCCAGTGCTGAACACATGGGCTCCAGCACAGCTTTTTAACGCGATGATCGCGCCACTTACTCCTTTTCCGATTCGCGGAGTGATCTGGTACCAGGGCGAAAGCAACAGTGCGCTGGAGCGTTATCCGACCTACGAGCGCCTTTTCCGCACGATGATCGAGGACTGGCGCAACCAATGGTCGATCGGCGACTTCCCTTTTCTGTATGTGCAACTGGCGAATTTCAAATCCACTCCCGCTGAGGAATATTTTCAGATCCGGGAGTCGCAACGGCGGACGCTGGAGTTGCGCAACACGGGAATGGCGGTGACGATTGATATCGGTAATCCCGACGACGTGCATCCGACAGACAAACTTACCGTGGGCCGGAGACTGGCTCTGGCTGCGCGTGCTCTGAGTTACGGAGAACAGCTCGAGTTCTCCGGGCCGCTCTATCGCCAGGTAACGCCAGAGGGCAGCAACTTGCGGGTATGGTTTGATCACGCAACCAGCCTCGAAGCCAAAGGCGGCGCGTTGACGGGGTTCGAAGTCGCCGGAACGGACGGTCAGTTTGCTCCGGCAGACGCCAAGATTGACGGAAGCACCGTGGTTTTGAGCAGTCCTTCTGTTGTGTTACCGGTTGCCGCGCGATACGGCTGGGCGAACAGTCCGGAGTGTCACCTTTACAACGGTGCGGGACTACCTGCGTCTCCATTTACCTCGATTAAGTAG
- a CDS encoding FUSC family protein — protein sequence MATIAQTVPKSTGRSSWIWEFLREELVPYPGRAALVGRMVLSATLSMLIVMTFRIPYGAYCAIYSLTISHESLRITVKAAGTRTLSFALGTIYLLIGAIVFVDDPTLRLLWVCGTMFLAFYGMSAMSTFVSAVNIGYLIAMTTPLWDSHISGELRVEGTLWAVFALTIGSAVAVVVELLFDAMRPGNDFLRSIADRLASVEAVLDCYGTGRPVDQAAAKKITQLAMLGTSRLRGTLRNSNYPQDYREKMGAVVALVGRLVDIAATLMPVGIPAGGDDRQRIRDLAANIGSIRVDLFSGKAPDIRALYDASQPTGGVPLLHEMEKTVSLIPEVFTGSGSVGELRPSASDDKRPSNFFVPDAFSNPDHLKFALKGGLAASLCYVIYNAIAWPGISTAITTCLLTALSTVGFSRQKQILRFTGAIVGGVFFGMGAQILILPYLDSIAGFTALFVAVSAVAAWFAASSPRLAYFGVQIVVAFYLINLQEFKEQISLGVARDRVVGIFLGLAVMWLVFDQLWGTLASVELKKAFVANLRSLSEYQRQPLSKDRKIAIELSHSLREKINTNFDKVRSLADGALFEFGPTREAALVLRSQIREWQPKLRMLFLTRITLYKYRLQLPGFELPQATRAAQQECDNRLAGILDRLANRIEGKPSTTSNDFEDERNVLEDAARACGLEGSHPTSAMELQTFLALSRTAESLATSLVNEIERPKSGNSMDQP from the coding sequence ATGGCAACCATTGCTCAAACCGTACCGAAATCGACTGGACGGTCGAGCTGGATCTGGGAGTTTCTCAGAGAGGAGCTTGTACCTTACCCCGGAAGAGCTGCCTTGGTGGGACGCATGGTACTCTCTGCGACTCTTTCCATGCTCATTGTCATGACGTTTCGGATTCCCTATGGCGCGTATTGCGCTATCTACTCGCTTACAATCTCGCACGAAAGCCTTCGGATAACGGTGAAGGCCGCTGGAACGAGGACCCTCTCTTTTGCTCTTGGAACTATCTATTTGCTGATTGGAGCGATTGTTTTTGTTGACGACCCAACGCTGCGTCTTCTCTGGGTATGCGGGACGATGTTTCTGGCGTTCTATGGAATGAGCGCTATGTCCACATTCGTGTCGGCGGTGAACATCGGCTACTTGATCGCAATGACTACCCCGCTCTGGGATAGCCATATCTCTGGCGAACTTAGGGTGGAAGGGACGCTTTGGGCGGTCTTTGCTCTGACGATTGGCAGCGCGGTCGCGGTGGTCGTCGAGTTGCTGTTTGATGCGATGAGGCCCGGGAATGATTTTCTGCGATCCATTGCTGACAGGTTGGCTTCGGTTGAAGCGGTACTCGATTGCTACGGAACAGGAAGGCCAGTGGACCAGGCTGCAGCTAAGAAGATCACACAACTGGCGATGCTGGGAACATCAAGGTTGCGAGGCACCTTGCGCAATTCCAACTATCCGCAAGACTACCGCGAGAAGATGGGGGCCGTAGTGGCGCTGGTTGGGAGACTTGTCGATATTGCCGCAACCCTGATGCCTGTCGGTATTCCGGCGGGAGGTGACGACAGGCAGAGGATACGGGATCTGGCCGCAAACATCGGCAGCATTCGTGTCGATCTATTTAGCGGAAAAGCTCCAGACATACGAGCGTTGTACGACGCAAGTCAACCCACAGGCGGCGTTCCGCTGTTGCATGAGATGGAGAAAACCGTGTCGCTCATTCCTGAAGTTTTCACCGGTTCTGGCTCGGTCGGCGAGCTCAGGCCCTCGGCATCGGATGACAAACGGCCGTCGAACTTTTTTGTTCCGGATGCTTTCTCCAACCCGGACCATCTGAAGTTCGCTTTGAAAGGGGGGCTTGCTGCGAGTCTTTGCTATGTGATCTACAACGCGATTGCGTGGCCGGGTATCAGCACAGCAATCACGACTTGTTTGTTAACCGCATTGTCTACGGTCGGCTTCTCTCGCCAGAAGCAGATCCTGCGATTCACGGGCGCGATAGTGGGCGGCGTTTTCTTCGGGATGGGTGCTCAAATTCTTATTCTTCCTTATCTCGACTCGATTGCTGGATTTACTGCTCTATTCGTCGCAGTGAGTGCCGTGGCCGCCTGGTTTGCAGCGTCTAGCCCTCGATTGGCCTATTTTGGCGTGCAAATAGTGGTCGCCTTCTACCTCATCAACCTTCAGGAATTCAAGGAACAAATTTCTCTAGGTGTAGCAAGAGACCGTGTGGTCGGTATCTTTTTAGGCCTCGCTGTGATGTGGCTCGTATTCGATCAACTCTGGGGTACTCTCGCCTCAGTCGAGTTGAAGAAAGCTTTCGTCGCGAACCTGCGATCTCTCTCTGAATATCAAAGGCAACCCCTTTCAAAAGACAGAAAGATCGCGATCGAGCTCAGCCATTCTCTACGTGAGAAGATCAACACGAACTTTGACAAGGTCAGGAGTCTGGCAGATGGGGCTCTCTTCGAATTCGGTCCCACCCGCGAGGCAGCCCTCGTCCTGCGCAGTCAAATCCGTGAGTGGCAACCAAAACTTCGGATGCTTTTCCTGACGCGTATCACCCTCTACAAATACCGCCTGCAACTCCCCGGCTTCGAGCTTCCGCAAGCCACACGCGCAGCACAACAGGAATGTGATAATCGGTTAGCCGGGATACTGGATCGACTGGCGAACCGAATCGAAGGAAAGCCGTCGACGACAAGCAACGATTTTGAAGACGAACGCAATGTTTTGGAAGATGCGGCCCGGGCCTGCGGTTTGGAGGGATCTCATCCAACAAGTGCGATGGAACTGCAAACCTTTCTTGCTCTCTCCCGCACTGCAGAGAGTCTGGCCACGTCTCTGGTAAACGAAATCGAACGGCCGAAATCGGGGAACAGTATGGACCAGCCGTAA